In one Macaca fascicularis isolate 582-1 chromosome 6, T2T-MFA8v1.1 genomic region, the following are encoded:
- the LOC102146814 gene encoding cancer/testis antigen family 45 member A10-like, with amino-acid sequence MALLLRKQRAGDSLIGGSTMSKEKKLMAGDGIPPSQLDSWFDDFSGFSKDGLMQKPGRNAPVGGIITRNFSGDDLKVTEILPFPKSQEEINVDIKCQLVKEIRHFGRKYEKLFKLLEGLQGPMEVKK; translated from the coding sequence ATGGCCCTGTTGTTAAGGAAACAAAGAGCAGGAGACAGCCTTATTGGAGGTTCTACCATGTCCAAGGAAAAGAAGCTTATGGCAGGAGATGGTATTCCACCAAGCCAATTGGATTCTTGGTTTGATGATTTCAGTGGTTTCAGCAAAGATGGGCTGATGCAGAAACCTGGTAGAAATGCACCTGTAGGAGGAATCATTACCAGGAATTTCTCTGGAGATGACCTAAAAGTCACAGAAATACTCCCTTTTCCAAAAAGCCAAGAAGAAATTAATGTTGATATAAAATGTCAATTAGTGAAGGAAATTCGACACTTTGGACGAAAATATGAAAAACTCTTCAAATTGCTTGAAGGACTGCAAGGACCTATGGAAGTCAAGAAATGA